Proteins from a single region of Hydrogenispora ethanolica:
- a CDS encoding Na/Pi cotransporter family protein, producing the protein MPASIEGLLILCGGLAIFLNAVSRFGDGIQKLAGERIRSILEKQSREPHASIFTGIGMAAALQSNVLTFGVISSMVNAGLLGLLPALWIMLGVNLGMTVNAHLMALNLGAWAFLILFFGFILNFYIKKRNLHYIGQVLFNLGMMYLGFIALHQAFVLLATESTTLAMLTGIFHQPWLGFLLGLCVSILLRNCNAMVVFAQAAVGINLGLTDAAFLSGAIAIIIGANVGTTIINMLVGLDRVPTAKKANWMHFSFNLTTGVAWLLALPLMLLLVDTMSREIGVWIHQFELAVFQWSTPLGNSTSQWFNVWQLALANSFFNISIILIWFPVTLLASKFGFSLFAEQVKTTANGGKTFLDRRALQSPALALILASHEINQMAATTIEMLKAVRLAFFKGQVHLLDGVYRNEALVDDLQEQITFYLSALLSQNSLTEVQSHRLAGLLHAVSDIERVGDHANNIAHLAEKKYQEQLPFSELALNEIELFFGKAIDFYTKTTQALRENNLELAKQIEHREESINKLEEELRQNHIHRLNQGKCWPGSGVVYVEILSNLERVAAHSANVVSVVLEEGEQ; encoded by the coding sequence TTGCCTGCTTCCATTGAAGGACTGCTCATTTTATGCGGCGGATTGGCCATATTTCTGAATGCGGTGTCCCGATTCGGTGACGGCATTCAAAAGCTGGCAGGGGAGCGGATCCGCTCAATTCTTGAGAAACAATCCCGGGAGCCTCACGCCAGCATCTTTACGGGCATCGGCATGGCCGCCGCGCTTCAAAGCAACGTTTTGACCTTTGGAGTTATCTCCAGCATGGTGAATGCGGGATTGTTGGGACTGCTGCCGGCGCTCTGGATTATGCTCGGCGTCAATCTGGGGATGACGGTTAACGCTCATCTAATGGCTTTAAACCTGGGTGCCTGGGCTTTTTTGATTTTATTTTTCGGTTTCATCCTCAATTTTTATATCAAGAAACGGAATTTACATTACATCGGCCAAGTCCTTTTTAATTTAGGCATGATGTATTTGGGTTTCATCGCCTTGCACCAGGCTTTCGTATTATTGGCCACTGAATCAACCACTTTGGCGATGCTGACAGGGATCTTTCATCAGCCTTGGCTCGGTTTTTTACTGGGACTGTGTGTTTCGATCCTGTTGCGCAATTGCAATGCGATGGTGGTTTTTGCCCAAGCGGCTGTCGGCATCAATTTGGGTTTAACCGATGCGGCCTTTTTGAGCGGCGCCATCGCCATCATTATCGGCGCCAATGTCGGAACCACCATTATCAATATGCTGGTTGGACTCGACCGGGTTCCCACCGCCAAAAAAGCCAATTGGATGCATTTCTCGTTTAATCTGACCACCGGAGTGGCTTGGCTGCTGGCCCTACCGCTGATGTTGTTGCTTGTCGATACGATGAGCCGGGAGATAGGCGTCTGGATTCATCAATTTGAATTAGCGGTTTTTCAGTGGAGTACTCCCTTGGGGAACTCGACTTCGCAATGGTTTAACGTTTGGCAGTTAGCCCTGGCAAATTCTTTCTTTAATATAAGCATCATTTTGATCTGGTTCCCGGTCACCCTGCTCGCTTCCAAATTCGGTTTTTCGCTCTTCGCGGAGCAGGTCAAGACCACCGCCAACGGCGGGAAAACCTTCCTGGACCGGCGCGCATTGCAAAGTCCGGCCCTGGCTTTGATTTTGGCCAGTCATGAGATTAACCAGATGGCCGCAACTACCATTGAAATGTTAAAAGCGGTTCGGCTCGCTTTTTTCAAGGGCCAGGTACATCTGTTGGACGGGGTATATCGCAATGAGGCGCTGGTTGATGATCTTCAAGAACAGATTACCTTTTACCTTTCGGCGTTGTTATCCCAAAATTCATTGACCGAGGTTCAATCCCACCGTCTGGCCGGGCTGCTTCATGCGGTCAGCGACATCGAGCGGGTCGGCGATCACGCCAATAACATCGCCCACCTGGCGGAGAAGAAATACCAGGAACAATTGCCATTTTCGGAATTGGCGTTGAATGAAATTGAACTGTTCTTCGGCAAAGCGATTGATTTTTATACCAAAACGACGCAGGCTTTACGGGAAAACAATCTGGAATTGGCCAAACAGATCGAACATCGCGAAGAAAGCATTAATAAGCTGGAAGAGGAATTGCGCCAAAATCATATTCACCGCTTGAACCAAGGAAAGTGTTGGCCGGGTTCGGGAGTCGTGTATGTTGAGATTTTAAGTAACCTGGAACGGGTGGCTGCTCATTCCGCCAATGTTGTTTCCGTGGTGCTTGAGGAGGGGGAACAATAA
- a CDS encoding YlzJ-like family protein, translating into MLLYTVIPPELIFEDDSGENSPCEPVEVKKGAVSLMVQPLSAGQGRITRVISTDPQDFLNPEWQPGTIMSIF; encoded by the coding sequence ATGCTATTATATACGGTCATACCTCCGGAGCTTATCTTTGAGGATGATAGTGGGGAAAATTCTCCGTGTGAGCCGGTAGAGGTGAAAAAAGGCGCGGTGAGTCTGATGGTTCAGCCATTATCCGCAGGTCAGGGCCGGATTACTCGGGTCATCAGTACCGACCCTCAGGATTTCTTAAACCCCGAATGGCAACCTGGAACTATAATGTCAATTTTTTGA